A stretch of the Oceanicola sp. D3 genome encodes the following:
- a CDS encoding anhydro-N-acetylmuramic acid kinase: MLKKGHVRALGAMSGTSLDGVDAAVIETDGEQIFGFGPSAYREYSGPEQAAIRAALGRWPGEAGVAEAAEVVETAHGVLLEELLEGVDIVGFHGQTLAHDPHGRGTHQAGDGRVLAEALGRPLVWDFRSSDVDMGGQGAPLAPAYHYALAKWIGAEKPLVFLNLGGVGNVTWIDPGRGPEAMVAFDTGPANAPLNDLVSRRLGQPFDEGGELAARGAVEEGILGRFAAHRYFYKVPPKSLDRDDFSDVLQEVEGLSDADAAATLTAVAAAGVARGAEHFPAPPERVLVTGGGRNNPVMMAMIAQGLGCPVLPVEKVGLDGDMLEAQAFAYLAVRVAKGLPTSWPGTTGVRAAVGGGVVTEPGGGFA; encoded by the coding sequence ATGTTGAAAAAGGGCCATGTGCGGGCGCTGGGAGCGATGAGCGGCACCTCGCTGGACGGGGTGGATGCGGCGGTGATTGAAACCGACGGGGAGCAGATTTTTGGCTTTGGGCCAAGCGCTTACCGGGAGTACTCGGGGCCGGAACAGGCGGCGATACGTGCCGCGTTGGGGCGCTGGCCGGGCGAGGCCGGGGTGGCCGAGGCGGCGGAGGTGGTGGAAACCGCCCATGGGGTGTTGCTGGAAGAGCTGCTGGAGGGCGTTGATATTGTTGGCTTTCATGGCCAGACCCTCGCCCATGATCCGCACGGCCGTGGCACCCATCAGGCGGGTGACGGGCGGGTGCTGGCGGAGGCGCTGGGGCGGCCATTGGTTTGGGATTTTCGCAGCAGTGACGTGGATATGGGCGGGCAGGGCGCACCTTTGGCCCCGGCCTATCACTACGCTCTGGCCAAGTGGATCGGCGCCGAGAAACCGCTTGTTTTTCTGAACCTTGGCGGGGTTGGCAATGTCACGTGGATCGACCCGGGGCGGGGGCCGGAGGCGATGGTGGCCTTTGATACCGGGCCTGCAAACGCGCCGCTCAACGATCTTGTCAGCCGCAGGCTGGGGCAGCCCTTTGACGAGGGCGGCGAACTGGCGGCGCGGGGCGCTGTGGAGGAGGGCATTCTGGGCCGGTTTGCGGCGCATCGTTACTTCTACAAGGTGCCGCCCAAGAGCCTCGACCGGGATGATTTTTCTGATGTTTTACAGGAGGTTGAGGGGCTTTCGGATGCTGATGCGGCGGCCACGCTGACGGCTGTGGCTGCGGCGGGTGTGGCGCGGGGGGCGGAGCATTTTCCGGCCCCGCCGGAGCGCGTGCTGGTGACGGGCGGCGGGCGGAACAACCCGGTGATGATGGCGATGATCGCGCAGGGCCTTGGCTGCCCTGTTCTGCCGGTGGAAAAGGTTGGCCTCGACGGAGATATGCTGGAAGCTCAAGCCTTTGCCTACCTTGCGGTGCGCGTCGCCAAGGGCCTGCCGACCTCATGGCCGGGCACCACGGGCGTGCGAGCGGCGGTGGGCGGTGGCGTGGTGACGGAGCCGGGCGGAGGCTTTGCATAA
- the tyrS gene encoding tyrosine--tRNA ligase — translation MTYHPKSDFMAVMIERGFLADCTDYQGLDEALIKGVVPGYIGFDATAKSLHVGSLIQIMMLRWLQKTGHQPITLMGGGTTKVGDPSFRADERPLLTPEQIDDNIAGIKQVFAKYLDYEAETPALMLNNAEWLDGLNYLEFLRDIGRHFSVNRMLSFDSVKSRLDREQSLSFLEFNYMILQAYDFLELNRRYGCLVQFGGSDQWGNIVNGIDLTRRVIDQQIFGLTSPLLTTSDGKKMGKSADGAIWLNAEMCAPYEFWQFWRNTTDADVGRFLKLYTELPIDECERLGALEGSEINDAKIRLANEVTTLCHGAEAAAAAEATAREVFEKGGVGDDLPTLTLTAADVAEGISVVQLITRAGLAKSGKEAKRLIADNGARIDDAPLTDAGLMLDAAALSAPVKLSAGKKRHALVVLEG, via the coding sequence ATGACCTACCACCCCAAATCGGACTTCATGGCCGTAATGATAGAGCGAGGCTTCCTGGCGGATTGCACCGACTATCAAGGCCTTGACGAAGCACTGATCAAAGGCGTGGTCCCGGGCTATATCGGCTTTGATGCCACGGCCAAATCGCTCCACGTCGGCTCGCTCATCCAGATCATGATGCTGCGCTGGCTGCAAAAAACCGGCCACCAGCCGATCACCCTGATGGGCGGCGGCACCACCAAGGTGGGAGACCCGTCTTTCCGCGCCGACGAGCGCCCGCTGCTGACGCCCGAGCAGATTGATGACAACATCGCCGGCATCAAGCAGGTGTTTGCAAAATACCTCGACTACGAGGCCGAAACCCCGGCCCTGATGCTCAACAATGCCGAATGGCTCGATGGGCTCAACTACCTGGAATTCCTGCGAGATATCGGCCGCCACTTCTCGGTCAACCGGATGCTCTCCTTCGATAGCGTCAAATCCCGTCTCGACCGCGAGCAGTCGCTCAGCTTCCTCGAATTCAACTACATGATCCTGCAAGCCTACGACTTCCTCGAGCTCAACCGCCGCTACGGTTGCCTCGTCCAGTTCGGCGGCTCCGATCAATGGGGCAACATCGTCAACGGCATCGACCTCACCCGCCGGGTGATCGACCAGCAGATCTTCGGCCTCACCTCGCCCCTGCTGACCACCTCGGACGGCAAGAAGATGGGCAAATCGGCCGATGGCGCCATCTGGCTCAACGCCGAAATGTGCGCGCCCTACGAGTTCTGGCAGTTCTGGCGCAACACAACCGATGCCGACGTCGGCCGCTTCCTCAAGCTCTACACGGAGCTGCCCATTGACGAATGCGAAAGGCTCGGTGCGCTAGAAGGCTCCGAGATCAACGACGCCAAGATCCGGCTCGCAAATGAGGTCACAACCCTCTGCCACGGCGCCGAGGCTGCGGCAGCGGCAGAGGCGACGGCGCGTGAGGTTTTCGAAAAGGGCGGCGTGGGCGATGATCTGCCCACCCTCACCCTCACGGCGGCGGATGTGGCCGAAGGTATCTCGGTGGTGCAGCTGATCACCCGCGCCGGGTTGGCAAAATCGGGCAAGGAAGCCAAGCGCCTGATCGCCGACAATGGCGCTCGGATCGACGATGCACCGCTCACCGACGCGGGCCTGATGCTTGACGCCGCCGCGCTGTCTGCACCGGTCAAGCTCTCCGCCGGCAAGAAGCGTCACGCCCTCGTCGTGCTGGAGGGGTAA
- a CDS encoding zinc ABC transporter substrate-binding protein encodes MRLSPSLLALLAVTPALAEPKVLVDLPPVHSLVAQVMDGVGTPTLLLDRATSGHDLSLRPSQAGAAQEADLIFWVGPAMSPGLEKPFETLGENARIIALMEQPETLIIDSANAEAHLHNGEEEHEAHDDHDHEDHAEHDHEAHDDHDHEAHDDHNHEDHAEHDHEAHDDHDHENHAEHNHEAHDDHEDHAEGAHDGHDHGPEDPHVWLDPVNAQAWLPLIAKALSEKDPENAEAYSANATRAAEQLAAQTTEIAATLAPYEGREYLATHRAFAYFESRFHLAPAHALSGVDGNAAGPRAMEEVRLAAEEGITCLITEPDTSSATVATLTEGTALTAHGLDPLGRDIAPGPDHYSTLLQEIAATYAACLK; translated from the coding sequence ATGCGCCTTTCCCCATCCCTCCTCGCCCTCCTCGCCGTCACCCCCGCCCTTGCCGAACCCAAGGTGCTGGTCGACCTCCCGCCGGTCCACTCCCTCGTCGCTCAGGTGATGGACGGTGTCGGCACCCCCACCCTCCTGCTGGACCGCGCCACCTCAGGCCACGACCTCTCCCTGCGCCCGTCCCAAGCTGGTGCCGCCCAAGAGGCCGACCTGATCTTCTGGGTCGGCCCCGCCATGTCGCCCGGCCTTGAGAAGCCCTTCGAAACCCTTGGCGAAAACGCCCGCATCATCGCTCTGATGGAGCAGCCAGAAACGCTCATCATCGACAGCGCCAATGCCGAAGCCCACCTCCATAACGGCGAGGAAGAGCATGAGGCGCATGACGACCACGATCATGAGGATCACGCCGAGCATGACCATGAGGCCCATGACGACCACGATCACGAGGCCCATGACGACCACAACCATGAGGATCACGCCGAGCACGATCACGAGGCCCATGACGACCACGACCATGAGAACCACGCCGAGCACAATCACGAGGCCCATGACGACCACGAAGACCACGCCGAAGGCGCGCATGACGGGCACGATCACGGCCCCGAAGACCCGCACGTCTGGCTCGACCCGGTCAATGCGCAAGCATGGCTGCCGCTGATCGCCAAGGCCCTCTCCGAGAAAGACCCTGAAAACGCAGAGGCTTACAGCGCCAACGCCACCCGCGCCGCTGAGCAGCTCGCCGCGCAAACCACCGAGATAGCCGCCACCCTCGCCCCCTATGAGGGCCGCGAATACCTCGCCACCCACCGCGCCTTCGCCTACTTCGAAAGCCGCTTTCACCTCGCACCCGCCCACGCCCTCTCGGGCGTCGACGGCAATGCAGCCGGCCCCCGCGCGATGGAAGAGGTTCGCCTCGCCGCCGAAGAGGGCATAACCTGCCTCATCACCGAGCCAGATACCTCTTCCGCCACCGTCGCCACCCTCACCGAGGGCACCGCCCTCACCGCCCATGGGCTCGATCCGCTCGGCCGCGACATTGCCCCCGGCCCGGACCACTACAGCACGCTTCTGCAAGAGATCGCAGCAACTTACGCCGCCTGCCTGAAGTGA
- a CDS encoding 3-keto-5-aminohexanoate cleavage protein produces the protein MPLTMSREVFITCALTGAGGTQDRSPHVPRSPKQIAEAARNAALAGAACVHVHVRDPETGAPSHDLALFRETVERIRDLEPDLVINLTCGFGGDLFFGPPSQPLPISQQSVVLSAEERVAHVADCLPEICTLDCGTMNFAENDYVMANTPGMLRTMARAMMAFGVKPEIEAFDTGHLWLARQLVDEGVIASPALVQLCMGVPWGAPNDLATLNAMLAGIPNGWTFSAFSLGRDQMPYVAAAVLAGGHARVGLEDNLMISRGELATNAQLVERAVTIVESLGARVMTAQEMRDSLGLVKRPPI, from the coding sequence ATGCCGCTCACCATGTCCCGCGAGGTCTTCATCACCTGCGCCCTCACCGGCGCGGGTGGCACGCAAGACCGCTCCCCCCACGTCCCCCGCTCGCCAAAGCAAATTGCGGAGGCGGCCCGCAATGCGGCGCTCGCCGGGGCCGCCTGCGTCCACGTCCACGTGCGCGACCCCGAAACCGGCGCGCCCTCCCACGATCTCGCCCTCTTCCGCGAAACCGTGGAGCGCATCCGCGACCTCGAACCCGACCTTGTGATCAACCTCACCTGCGGTTTCGGGGGAGACCTTTTCTTTGGCCCGCCCTCGCAACCCCTTCCGATTTCACAACAATCCGTCGTCCTCTCCGCCGAAGAGCGCGTCGCCCATGTGGCCGATTGCCTGCCCGAGATCTGCACGCTGGATTGCGGCACCATGAACTTCGCCGAGAACGATTATGTCATGGCCAACACGCCCGGCATGCTCCGCACCATGGCCCGCGCCATGATGGCCTTCGGCGTGAAACCCGAGATTGAGGCCTTCGACACTGGCCACCTCTGGCTCGCCCGCCAGTTGGTCGACGAGGGCGTCATAGCCTCCCCCGCGCTGGTGCAACTCTGCATGGGCGTGCCTTGGGGCGCCCCGAATGATCTGGCCACCCTCAACGCCATGCTCGCGGGCATCCCCAATGGGTGGACGTTTTCGGCCTTCTCGCTGGGCCGCGATCAAATGCCCTATGTGGCCGCTGCGGTGCTTGCAGGCGGCCATGCCCGTGTAGGGCTGGAAGATAACCTCATGATTTCCCGTGGAGAACTCGCCACCAACGCCCAGCTGGTGGAGCGCGCCGTGACCATTGTTGAAAGCCTCGGTGCGCGGGTGATGACGGCGCAAGAGATGCGCGATAGTCTCGGTCTGGTGAAGCGACCACCCATTTAA
- a CDS encoding 3-hydroxyacyl-CoA dehydrogenase NAD-binding domain-containing protein — protein MPLKAAILGAGAIGAGWAARFLLAGWDVAVHDPAPGAEARLTATLEAARRSLPMLSEVALPPEGSLVMAPLAKAVEGADWVQESAPERLDLKHEIWAEALKNAPQNAVCASSTSGFTPTALNGGKGRIIVAHPFNPVYLLPLVELVGQNTAKAAATLHRIGMYPLEIASEIDGHIADRLLESVWREALWLVKDGVATTEQIDEAIRMGFGPRWAQMGLFETYRLAGGDGGFAQFLAQFGPALKWPWSHLTDVPDLDDALVQKIATQSDAQSGHLTTAELTTQRDNNLVALLRALKQQGSAAGKVLNTHDKSLTPPPPPPGPEPLVTLRRTIPVDWTDYNGHMNESRYGQLWSDAGDTILVAIGMGPDSPGSQGASWFTVDNHIKYLAEVHAGAACEVRTTILMAEGKKLRMHHEMYVGETLSASCTQLLLHIDMETRRSAPPAPEVAEKLSKYAKAHSRQQ, from the coding sequence ATGCCGCTGAAGGCCGCAATCCTCGGCGCCGGTGCTATCGGTGCCGGATGGGCGGCACGGTTTTTGCTGGCAGGCTGGGACGTGGCCGTCCACGACCCGGCCCCCGGAGCCGAGGCCCGGCTGACCGCCACGCTCGAAGCCGCCCGCCGCAGCCTGCCAATGCTCAGCGAGGTCGCCCTGCCGCCCGAGGGCAGCCTTGTGATGGCACCGCTTGCGAAGGCCGTCGAAGGCGCGGATTGGGTGCAAGAGAGCGCGCCGGAACGCCTTGATCTCAAACATGAAATCTGGGCCGAAGCGCTAAAGAACGCACCGCAAAATGCGGTCTGCGCCTCCTCCACCTCCGGCTTCACCCCCACCGCCCTGAATGGTGGGAAGGGGCGCATTATCGTGGCCCATCCCTTCAACCCGGTCTATCTGCTCCCACTGGTCGAACTCGTCGGCCAAAACACCGCCAAAGCCGCCGCAACGCTCCACAGAATCGGCATGTATCCACTTGAGATTGCATCAGAAATCGACGGCCACATCGCAGACCGCCTGCTGGAATCTGTCTGGCGCGAGGCGCTCTGGCTGGTCAAAGACGGCGTGGCCACCACCGAGCAGATCGACGAAGCCATCCGCATGGGTTTCGGCCCGCGTTGGGCACAGATGGGCCTGTTCGAAACCTACCGCCTCGCTGGCGGTGACGGCGGCTTTGCCCAATTCCTCGCCCAATTCGGCCCGGCGCTGAAATGGCCCTGGAGCCATCTGACCGACGTGCCAGACCTCGATGACGCGCTGGTGCAAAAGATCGCCACGCAATCCGATGCGCAATCAGGCCACCTCACCACCGCAGAGCTCACCACCCAGCGTGACAACAACCTTGTCGCCCTTCTCCGCGCCCTCAAGCAACAGGGCAGCGCGGCAGGCAAGGTGCTGAACACCCACGATAAATCGCTAACGCCCCCGCCGCCGCCTCCCGGCCCCGAGCCTCTGGTAACGCTGCGCCGGACGATCCCTGTGGACTGGACGGATTACAACGGCCACATGAACGAAAGCCGCTATGGCCAGCTCTGGTCAGACGCGGGCGATACGATCCTCGTGGCCATCGGCATGGGCCCCGACAGCCCCGGTTCGCAGGGGGCAAGCTGGTTTACCGTCGACAATCACATTAAATATCTGGCCGAGGTGCATGCTGGCGCGGCCTGCGAGGTGCGCACAACGATCCTCATGGCCGAGGGCAAGAAGCTGCGCATGCACCACGAGATGTATGTAGGCGAAACGCTCTCTGCCTCCTGCACCCAGCTCCTGCTGCATATCGATATGGAAACCCGCCGCTCCGCCCCGCCCGCGCCGGAAGTGGCTGAAAAGCTTTCCAAATACGCGAAGGCGCACAGCCGCCAACAGTAG
- a CDS encoding MarR family winged helix-turn-helix transcriptional regulator has protein sequence MSFDLTDFLPYLLNQAAEAASLDFQREYKARYGMLRTEWRVLFHLGRYGDMSARDIVERAMIHKTKVSRAVAALEERRFLTRREVEEDRRREVLSLTAQGREAFTELTSLAEAHDAALLEGVSAEDAAVVRRVLRQVAGL, from the coding sequence ATGAGCTTTGATCTGACAGACTTCCTCCCCTATCTGCTGAACCAGGCCGCCGAGGCTGCGAGCCTTGATTTTCAACGGGAATACAAGGCCCGCTACGGGATGCTGCGCACCGAATGGCGGGTGCTCTTTCACCTCGGACGCTATGGCGACATGAGCGCGCGCGACATCGTGGAGCGGGCGATGATTCACAAGACGAAGGTGAGTCGCGCCGTGGCGGCGCTGGAAGAGCGGCGGTTTTTGACCCGGCGTGAGGTGGAAGAGGATCGGCGGCGGGAGGTGCTCTCGTTGACGGCTCAGGGGCGCGAGGCGTTTACGGAGTTGACCAGCTTGGCGGAGGCGCATGATGCGGCGCTGCTGGAAGGGGTCTCGGCGGAGGATGCGGCGGTGGTCCGGCGGGTGCTGCGGCAGGTTGCCGGGCTGTAG
- the hmgA gene encoding homogentisate 1,2-dioxygenase produces MNDQSKPAGLTQAPSHIGTTPGYMPGFANDFETEALPGALPQGMNSPQKCNYGLYGEQLSGTAFTADPPERTWTYRIRPSVKHSHRYERIDLPYWVSAPNVVDNVTSLGQYRWDPVPHSDQPLTWLTGMRTMTTAGDVNTQVGMASHIYLVTASMEDAYFYSADSELLVVPQEGKLRFATELGIIDLAPQEIAIIPRGLVYRVEVLEGPARGFVCENYGQKFELPGRGPIGANCLANPRDFKAPVAAYEDREVPSTLTIKWCGQFHETKIAQSPLDVVAWHGNYAPYKYDLSTYCPVGAILFDHPDPSIFTVLTAPSGVPGTANIDFVLFRERWMVAENTFRPPWYHKNIMSELMGNIYGQYDAKPQGFVPGGMSLHNMMLPHGPDRDAFEGASNAELKPHKLDNTMSFMFETRFPQHLTSFAANEAPLQDNYIDCWETLEKKFDGTPGKK; encoded by the coding sequence ATGAACGATCAATCGAAGCCCGCAGGCCTCACCCAGGCCCCGAGCCACATCGGCACCACCCCCGGCTACATGCCCGGTTTCGCCAATGACTTCGAAACCGAGGCCCTCCCCGGCGCGCTTCCCCAAGGCATGAACAGCCCGCAAAAGTGTAACTACGGCCTCTACGGCGAGCAGCTCTCCGGCACCGCCTTCACCGCAGATCCGCCCGAGCGCACATGGACTTACCGGATCAGGCCCTCGGTGAAGCACTCCCACCGCTACGAGCGGATCGACCTGCCCTACTGGGTCTCCGCCCCCAACGTGGTCGACAATGTCACCTCCCTCGGCCAGTACCGTTGGGATCCGGTGCCTCATTCCGACCAGCCCCTTACCTGGCTGACCGGCATGCGCACGATGACCACGGCAGGCGACGTGAACACCCAGGTCGGCATGGCGAGCCACATCTACCTCGTCACCGCCTCCATGGAAGATGCGTATTTCTACAGCGCCGACAGTGAGTTGCTGGTCGTTCCGCAAGAGGGCAAACTACGTTTCGCCACCGAGCTCGGCATCATCGACCTTGCACCGCAAGAGATCGCAATCATCCCACGCGGCCTCGTCTACCGTGTCGAAGTGCTCGAAGGCCCCGCGCGCGGCTTCGTTTGCGAGAATTACGGACAGAAGTTCGAGCTGCCCGGCCGCGGCCCCATCGGCGCCAACTGCCTCGCCAACCCGCGCGATTTCAAGGCCCCCGTCGCGGCGTATGAAGACCGTGAAGTGCCCTCCACCCTCACCATCAAATGGTGCGGCCAGTTTCATGAAACAAAAATCGCCCAAAGCCCGCTCGACGTTGTCGCATGGCACGGCAACTACGCGCCTTACAAATACGACCTCAGCACCTACTGCCCCGTCGGCGCGATCCTCTTCGATCACCCCGACCCGTCAATCTTCACCGTCCTCACAGCCCCCTCGGGCGTGCCCGGCACCGCGAATATCGACTTCGTCCTCTTTCGCGAGCGCTGGATGGTGGCCGAAAATACCTTCCGCCCGCCGTGGTATCACAAAAACATCATGTCCGAACTGATGGGCAACATCTACGGCCAGTATGATGCCAAACCACAGGGCTTCGTCCCCGGCGGGATGAGCCTGCACAACATGATGCTCCCCCACGGGCCGGACCGTGACGCCTTCGAGGGTGCCTCCAACGCCGAGCTGAAACCGCACAAGCTCGACAACACTATGAGCTTCATGTTCGAAACCCGCTTCCCCCAGCACCTCACAAGCTTCGCTGCCAATGAGGCACCGCTGCAGGACAACTACATCGACTGCTGGGAAACGCTGGAAAAGAAGTTCGACGGAACCCCCGGAAAGAAATGA
- the fahA gene encoding fumarylacetoacetase, translated as MPLIKSWVASANAEGHPFPLNNLPYGVFSTGEEDPRCGVAIGDMILDMAAAEEAGLVTLADVPVFDVPFWNEVMELGPQAWGELRSTLTELLADGSPKASVVQPLLVPMEEAELHMPFLVSEYTDFYAGKQHATNVGTMFRGAENALPPNWLHIPIGYNGRASTVVVSGTPIHRPNGQTKAPDAEMPSFGPCKRLDIELEMGAIVGTSSEMGQPVSVAEAEQMIFGYVLLNDWSARDVQAWEYQPLGPFQAKAFATSISPWIVTTAALEPFRCSTPERERPLLPYLEEPRPGLFDIKLSAAIQPEGAASATTFSNTNYNEMYYSAAQQLAHHSTSGCAMTAGDLLGSGTISGADKSSYGSLLEVTWGGKEPLTLDTGETRTFIEDGDTLTLEGHAEGDGYRIGFGTCTGKILGAVKWP; from the coding sequence ATGCCCCTGATCAAATCCTGGGTCGCTTCGGCCAACGCCGAAGGCCACCCCTTCCCCCTCAACAACCTGCCCTACGGCGTTTTCTCCACCGGTGAGGAAGACCCGCGCTGCGGCGTGGCCATAGGCGACATGATCCTCGACATGGCCGCTGCCGAGGAGGCTGGCCTGGTTACGCTGGCCGATGTGCCCGTGTTCGACGTGCCCTTCTGGAACGAGGTGATGGAACTTGGCCCGCAGGCCTGGGGCGAGCTGCGCAGCACCCTCACCGAGCTGCTGGCAGATGGCTCCCCCAAGGCCAGCGTGGTGCAGCCCCTGCTCGTGCCGATGGAGGAGGCCGAGCTGCACATGCCTTTCCTCGTTTCGGAATACACCGATTTCTACGCCGGCAAGCAGCACGCCACCAACGTTGGCACCATGTTCCGCGGAGCAGAAAATGCATTGCCGCCCAATTGGTTGCATATCCCCATCGGCTACAACGGCCGCGCCTCCACCGTGGTCGTCTCCGGCACGCCGATCCACCGGCCCAACGGCCAGACCAAAGCGCCGGACGCCGAGATGCCAAGCTTCGGCCCCTGCAAGCGGCTCGACATCGAGCTGGAAATGGGCGCCATCGTGGGCACCTCCTCCGAGATGGGCCAGCCTGTGAGCGTGGCGGAGGCGGAGCAGATGATCTTCGGCTACGTGTTGCTCAACGACTGGTCCGCCCGCGATGTGCAGGCATGGGAATATCAACCCCTCGGCCCGTTTCAGGCCAAGGCCTTCGCCACCTCGATCAGCCCCTGGATCGTGACAACCGCCGCGCTGGAGCCTTTCCGCTGTTCCACCCCGGAGCGCGAAAGGCCCCTTCTGCCCTACCTCGAAGAGCCGCGTCCCGGCCTTTTCGACATCAAGCTTTCGGCGGCGATCCAACCTGAAGGCGCGGCATCGGCCACAACCTTCTCCAACACCAACTACAACGAGATGTACTACTCCGCCGCCCAGCAACTGGCGCATCACAGTACCTCTGGCTGCGCCATGACGGCGGGTGACCTGCTCGGCTCCGGCACCATCTCCGGGGCTGACAAATCCAGCTACGGCTCGCTTCTGGAAGTCACATGGGGCGGCAAGGAGCCTTTGACGCTGGACACGGGCGAAACCCGCACCTTCATCGAAGACGGCGACACGCTCACGCTGGAAGGCCATGCCGAGGGCGACGGCTATCGCATCGGGTTTGGCACCTGCACCGGCAAAATCCTCGGGGCCGTCAAGTGGCCCTAA
- a CDS encoding DUF2585 domain-containing protein — protein MKRVHYGYWVALAVTVAMAAVLLWWGREPICKCGYVKFWHGAVVSSENSQHITDWYTPSHIIHGLLFYGLLWLVAWKLPLGWRFAIATAIEAGWELLENTDKVIEHYRSVTISLDYYGDSVLNSVSDIAAMWLGFLLARKLPVWASVLLALAFEAFTTWMIRDGLALNVLMLLYPFEAVKAWQGAG, from the coding sequence ATGAAACGAGTGCATTACGGGTATTGGGTGGCGCTGGCCGTCACGGTGGCCATGGCGGCGGTGCTGCTGTGGTGGGGGCGCGAGCCGATTTGCAAATGCGGCTATGTGAAGTTTTGGCATGGCGCGGTGGTCTCGAGCGAGAATTCGCAGCATATCACCGACTGGTACACGCCGAGCCATATCATCCACGGACTGCTGTTTTACGGGTTGCTCTGGCTGGTGGCGTGGAAGTTGCCGTTGGGCTGGCGCTTTGCGATTGCCACGGCGATCGAGGCGGGCTGGGAGCTTTTGGAGAACACCGACAAGGTGATCGAGCATTACCGCAGCGTGACGATCTCGCTCGATTACTACGGCGACTCGGTGCTGAACTCGGTTAGCGACATTGCGGCTATGTGGCTGGGCTTCCTGCTGGCCCGCAAGCTGCCGGTTTGGGCCAGCGTTTTGCTGGCGCTGGCGTTTGAGGCCTTCACCACATGGATGATCCGCGACGGGCTGGCGCTGAACGTGCTCATGCTGCTCTACCCGTTCGAAGCGGTGAAGGCCTGGCAGGGGGCGGGTTAG
- a CDS encoding MBL fold metallo-hydrolase, producing the protein MAKAFASAGDMTEKKISFTEVGEGLYAFTAEGDPNSGVIIGDDSVMIVEAQATPRLANKVIDCVRSVTDKPISHVVLTHYHAVRVLGASAFGAEQIIMSDTARAMVAERGQEDWDSEFDRFPRLFEGHESIPGLTWPTTTFTGKMSVFLGNRRVDLMQLGRAHTAGDIVIHVPDQNVMFTGDIVEYHSACYCGDGHFADWGKTLDAIKAFDLDAIAPGRGDALIGSKMVNAAIENTRDFVASTYAPAAKVAARGGTLKEAWDAIRAACDPKFADYAIYEHCLPFNVARAFDEAQGIDTPRIWTAERDKEMWAALQG; encoded by the coding sequence ATGGCAAAAGCCTTCGCCTCTGCCGGAGACATGACCGAAAAGAAGATCAGCTTCACCGAAGTTGGCGAGGGCCTCTATGCCTTCACCGCCGAGGGAGACCCGAACTCGGGCGTCATCATTGGCGATGACAGCGTGATGATCGTCGAGGCGCAGGCCACACCCCGGCTGGCGAACAAGGTGATCGACTGCGTCCGAAGCGTCACCGACAAGCCGATCAGCCACGTGGTGCTCACCCATTACCACGCCGTTCGCGTGCTGGGCGCATCTGCCTTCGGGGCCGAGCAGATCATCATGTCCGATACCGCCCGCGCCATGGTGGCAGAGCGCGGGCAGGAGGATTGGGATAGCGAGTTCGACCGCTTCCCACGCCTCTTTGAAGGGCACGAGAGCATCCCCGGCCTGACATGGCCCACCACGACCTTCACCGGCAAGATGAGCGTTTTCCTCGGCAACCGCCGCGTCGACCTCATGCAGCTTGGCCGCGCCCACACGGCGGGAGATATCGTCATCCACGTGCCCGACCAGAACGTCATGTTCACCGGCGACATCGTTGAATATCACTCCGCCTGCTACTGCGGCGACGGCCACTTCGCCGACTGGGGCAAGACACTGGACGCCATCAAGGCCTTCGACCTTGACGCCATCGCACCGGGCCGGGGCGACGCGCTCATCGGCTCCAAGATGGTCAACGCCGCCATCGAGAACACCCGCGATTTCGTCGCCTCCACCTACGCTCCGGCGGCCAAGGTCGCCGCGCGCGGCGGCACCTTGAAGGAGGCGTGGGACGCTATCCGCGCCGCCTGCGACCCCAAGTTTGCGGATTACGCGATCTACGAACACTGCCTGCCCTTCAACGTCGCCCGCGCCTTTGACGAGGCCCAAGGCATCGACACGCCGCGCATCTGGACCGCCGAGCGCGACAAGGAAATGTGGGCCGCGCTGCAAGGCTGA